The Carassius carassius chromosome 31, fCarCar2.1, whole genome shotgun sequence genome includes a region encoding these proteins:
- the LOC132111629 gene encoding inositol-trisphosphate 3-kinase A-like: MPKQRRRSLREAVFFHSSPVGDGSRRGGGGGGGGRAGNFSSIEICDDQAQMAEQFSGQAGFLSDGNRGRVCLVPQVTITSDGDSREITEEDLEEEVNGRLRRKLSNSSISSNGSSTAFDESEDDILSDNETKSKGIVTLEHLGDSVDSGEQSNAWWKLKTIVSCPLVNSQRRRLSWVQLAGHKGSFKAGDEGSILKKFSENEKLCFERLKEDALHSFVPSYYGVVERDGELFLKMRDLLAKFDLPNVMDCKMGVRTYLEEELARARVKPKLREDLYNKMLEVDGEAPTAEEKKQKAVTKPRYMQWRESLSSTNTLGFRIEGIKRGETCNTDFKKTRSKEDVIQVFKDFVKGNKNITNSYITRLEDIKQALKASEFFKKHEVIGSSLLFIHDHTERAEVWLIDFGKTTPLLDGQNLDHYRPWEEGNREDGYLWGLENLLQTLSSLARE, encoded by the exons ATGCCCAAACAGAGGCGGAGGTCGCTGAGAGAGGCGGTGTTCTTCCATTCGTCTCCGGTTGGCGACGGATCccggagaggaggaggaggaggaggaggaggacgcgCAGGAAACTTTTCATCCATAGAGATTTGTGATGATCAAGCACAGATGGCGGAACAGTTCAGTGGGCAAGCAGGCTTTCTCTCCGACGGTAACCGGGGGAGAGTGTGCCTAGTTCCGCAGGTGACCATCACGTCTGATGGGGACTCACGGGAGATCACTGAGGAGGATCTGGAGGAGGAGGTGAACGGACGGCTGCGCCGTAAACTCTCCAACTCCTCCATCTCCTCCAACGGCTCCTCCACGGCGTTTGACGAGTCGGAGGATGACATCCTCAGCGACAACGAGACCAAAAGCAAAGGCATCGTGACACTCGAGCATTTGGGGGACTCAGTAGATTCAGGAGAG CAAAGCAATGCCTGGTGGAAGCTGAAGACTATTGTCAGTTGCCCATTAGTGAACTCACAGCGAAGACGACTATCCTGGGTACAGTTAGCAGGCCATAAAG GCAGCTTTAAAGCAGGGGATGAGGGCTCCATCCTGAAGAAGTTCTCAGAGAATGAGAAGCTGTGTTTCGAGAGGCTGAAAGAGGACGCTTTACATTCCTTCGTGCCCAGCTACTATGGGGTGGTCGAGAGAGACGGAGAGCTTTTTCTCAAAATGAGAGACCTTTTGGCCAAATTTGATTTGCCCAATGTCATGGACTGCAAGATGGGAGTGAG gACATATCTGGAGGAGGAGTTGGCGCGGGCCAGGGTGAAGCCAAAGCTGCGTGAAGACTTGTATAATAAGATGCTGGAGGTGGACGGAGAGGCTCCTACAGCGGAGGAGAAGAAACAGAAGGCTGTTACCAAACCACGTTATATGCAGTGGAGAGAAAGTCTCAGCTCTACTAACACTCTGGGCTTCCGGATTGAGGGTATCAAG AGGGGGGAAACCTGCAACACAGACTTTAAAAAGACCCGGTCAAAGGAAGATGTCATTCAGGTCTTTAAGGATTTCGTCAAAGGCAATAAAAACATAACT AACTCCTATATTACAAGGCTTGAAGATATTAAACAGGCACTGAAAGCCTCAGAGTTCTTCAAGAAACACGAG GTAATTGGGAGTTCGCTTCTCTTCATTCACGATCACACAGAGAGAGCTGAAGTCTGGCTCATTGATTTTGGTAAGACTACACCACTCCTAGACGGACAGAATCTGGATCACTACAGACCCTGGGAGGAGGGCAACCGGGAAGACGGATACTTGTGGGGCCTGGAGAACCTGCTGCAAACCCTTTCCTCATTGGCCAGGGAGTGA
- the ivd gene encoding isovaleryl-CoA dehydrogenase, mitochondrial produces the protein MFAVRRALRLCQRVSNVNVSRRGCAGGIPVDDIVNGLTEEQVQLRQTVQRFCQEKLAPYADEIDKKNEFPRMREFWKEMGELGLLGVTAPVEYGGTGLGYLDHVIVMEEISRVSAAIALSYGAHSNLCVNQMVRHANQKQKEKYMPKLMTGEHVGALAMSEPNAGSDVVSMKMTAKKQGDHYVLNGNKFWITNGPDADVLIVYAKTDPEAAGRGITAFIVEKGMPGFSTAQKLDKLGMRGSNTCELIFEDCQIPKENILGPLNKGVYVMMSGLDLERLVLASGPVGIMQAVLDHAIPYLHVREAFGQKIGHFQLMQGKMADMYTRLSSCRQYLYNVARACDKGHFSAKDCAGVILYCAENATQVALDGIQCLGGNGYINDYPMGRFLRDAKLYEIGAGTSEVRRMIIGRAFNDMFK, from the exons ATGTTTGCTGTCAGAAGAGCATTGCGTCTGTGTCAAAGAGTGTCAAATGTGAATGTTTCGCGTCGTGGATGCGCTGGAGGTATTCCAGTGGACGACATCGTGAACGGTCTGACCGAGGAGCAGGTCCAG CTCAGACAGACAGTCCAGAGATTCTGTCAGGAGAAACTCGCTCCCTACGCTGATGAAATTGATAAGAAAAACGAGTTTCCCCGCATGAGG gaGTTTTGGAAGGAGATGGGTGAGCTTGGACTGCTTGGAGTTACTGCTCCAG TGGAGTACGGTGGAACCGGATTGGGCTACCTCGATCATGTGATTGTTATGGAAGAGATCTCCCGTGTGTCAGCAGCTATTGCTCTCAGCTATGGTGCACACTCTAACTTGTGTGTAAATCAGATGGTTCGACATGCTAATCAGAAACAGAAAGAGAAGTACATGCCGAAG TTGATGACGGGGGAGCATGTGGGTGCCTTGGCCATGAGTGAGCCCAATGCTGGCTCGGATGTGGTGTCCATGAAAATGACAGCGAAAAAACAAG GGGATCATTACGTGTTGAACGGTAATAAGTTCTGGATTACGAACGGACCAGACGCAGATGTTCTGATTGTGTATGCTAAAACAGACCCAGAGGCAGCAGGCCGTGGCATCACCGCTTTCATCGTAGAGAAG GGCATGCCAGGATTTAGCACAGCGCAGAAGCTGGATAAACTGGGAATGAGAGGATCTAACACCTGTGAACTCATCTTTGAAGACTGCCAAATCCCGA AGGAAAACATATTGGGCCCGTTAAATAAAGGAGTATATGTTATGATGAGTGGACTGGACTTAGAGAGACTCGTCCTGGCTTCTGGACCTGTTGG CATCATGCAAGCTGTGCTTGACCATGCAATTCCTTACCTACATGTTCGTGAAGCCTTTGGACAGAAAATCGGACACTTCCAG CTAATGCAAGGAAAAATGGCTGACATGTACACACGTCTCAGTTCATGTCGACAGTATTTATACAACGTTGCCCGTGCTTGTGACAAAGGCCATTTCAGTGCTAAG GACTGTGCTGGGGTAATCCTTTATTGTGCTGAGAACGCGACTCAAGTTGCCTTGGATGGAATTCAGTGCCTGG GTGGAAACGGTTACATTAATGACTACCCAATGGGCCGCTTCTTAAGAGACGCTAAACTTTATGAGATAGGAGCTGGAACCAGTGAGGTCAGAAGGATGATCATTGGCCGAGCCTTCAATGACATGTTCAAATAA